One window from the genome of Bdellovibrio sp. NC01 encodes:
- the tatA gene encoding twin-arginine translocase TatA/TatE family subunit, whose protein sequence is MGEFSLTHLLLLALIFLIFFGPSRLPQLGQSLGKAIRGFKQGLNEIDVDAKDIKDTHQQVSHQQQQGQNVGQTQKQSEPHNS, encoded by the coding sequence GTGGGTGAGTTTAGCCTAACACATCTTTTACTTCTTGCTTTGATCTTCTTGATCTTCTTCGGTCCTAGCCGCCTACCGCAATTGGGCCAATCGCTTGGTAAAGCTATCCGTGGCTTTAAACAAGGTTTGAACGAGATCGACGTTGATGCAAAAGATATCAAAGATACTCATCAACAAGTTTCTCACCAACAACAACAAGGTCAAAACGTTGGTCAAACTCAGAAACAATCTGAGCCACACAACTCATAA
- a CDS encoding glycerophosphodiester phosphodiesterase codes for MIALLILILSVSFLVIRHFTWKAQAWPEGALRPPQYQGHRGYWKEGAQENTLASFMAAKKRGLQMIEMDVRLSKDNVVVVFHDNDLKRLGNVEKLVNELTAAELATASQVVSLEALLQSNDIPPYLNIELKTDKAFDGSLETEVAKLVRKHKAEKRILFSSFNPLAINRLKKLLPEVPRALLATKEDDPANRFYLKHMLFAPYIGANALHLDYNYVSIAELEKWNRRKIPVAFWTVNDPAVAKNLLQHGALSIISDTLV; via the coding sequence ATGATCGCCTTGTTAATTCTTATTTTAAGTGTTTCGTTTCTGGTGATTCGCCACTTTACGTGGAAAGCACAAGCGTGGCCGGAAGGGGCTTTGCGTCCTCCACAATATCAAGGTCATCGCGGATACTGGAAAGAAGGCGCACAGGAAAATACGTTGGCGTCGTTTATGGCGGCAAAAAAACGCGGTCTGCAAATGATCGAAATGGATGTGCGCCTTTCTAAAGATAATGTCGTCGTCGTTTTTCACGATAACGATTTGAAGCGCTTAGGAAATGTCGAAAAACTTGTGAATGAACTGACAGCGGCGGAACTCGCAACGGCTTCTCAGGTTGTCAGTCTTGAGGCTTTGCTGCAATCAAACGACATTCCCCCGTATTTAAATATCGAATTAAAAACGGATAAAGCGTTTGATGGTTCCCTTGAAACGGAAGTGGCTAAGCTTGTTCGTAAACACAAAGCTGAAAAGCGCATTCTGTTTTCAAGCTTCAATCCGTTAGCGATCAATCGCTTGAAAAAACTTTTACCCGAAGTTCCGCGTGCGCTGCTTGCAACGAAAGAAGATGATCCAGCAAACAGGTTTTATCTAAAGCACATGCTGTTCGCACCCTACATCGGCGCAAACGCCTTACACTTAGATTATAACTACGTGAGCATCGCAGAACTAGAAAAGTGGAATCGCCGCAAAATCCCAGTGGCCTTCTGGACAGTGAACGATCCTGCCGTCGCAAAAAATCTGTTACAGCATGGAGCCCTCAGCATAATCTCTGATACGCTCGTTTAA